The Pseudophaeobacter arcticus DSM 23566 genome includes a region encoding these proteins:
- a CDS encoding YjgN family protein, giving the protein MSSQEDFEFRGTAREWFGIWIVNLLLSVLTLGIYSAWAKVRSKKYFYQNTWVAGRNFDYHATGKQILIGRLIVIGALLVYALASAFAPPLALVIIIAVLLCMPILIVRSAKFNARNSSWGNVRFNFDGETGDAYRVYMGIPILVALSLYTTFPFLERAIQRFAINGHSLGKTRFHFDSSIGPFYKAFLVAAVFGVLGFLGFGLYVIPSFIDLAGASDLDAQRKIIATMTVGYIFLLITVSLGGFIYMTMLRNLVYAATTLGAKQHGFRSALSVGSMLWLALTNALAVICTLGLMLPWAQVRMHRYLAQKTTLLPNGTLEEFTGEIISDTNAIGDAYSDIEGIDLDIAL; this is encoded by the coding sequence ATGTCGTCACAGGAAGATTTTGAGTTTCGCGGCACTGCACGGGAATGGTTTGGCATCTGGATCGTCAACCTGCTGCTGTCGGTCCTCACCCTGGGGATCTATTCAGCCTGGGCCAAGGTCCGCAGCAAGAAGTACTTTTACCAGAACACCTGGGTCGCGGGGCGCAACTTTGACTATCACGCCACGGGTAAGCAGATCCTGATTGGCCGCCTGATCGTAATCGGTGCGCTGCTGGTCTATGCGCTTGCGTCAGCCTTTGCCCCACCGCTTGCCCTGGTCATTATCATAGCCGTCTTGCTCTGCATGCCAATTCTCATTGTGCGCAGCGCCAAGTTCAATGCCCGCAACAGCAGCTGGGGCAATGTCCGTTTTAATTTTGATGGCGAAACCGGTGACGCCTACCGGGTCTATATGGGGATCCCGATCCTCGTCGCGCTTAGCCTTTACACGACCTTCCCATTTTTGGAACGCGCCATCCAGCGCTTTGCCATCAATGGTCACAGCCTGGGCAAAACCCGGTTCCATTTTGACAGTAGCATCGGCCCTTTTTACAAAGCCTTTCTTGTGGCAGCGGTTTTTGGCGTCCTGGGATTTCTGGGCTTTGGCCTTTATGTCATCCCAAGCTTTATAGATCTTGCGGGGGCCTCTGACCTGGATGCCCAAAGAAAGATCATAGCCACCATGACCGTGGGATATATCTTTCTTCTGATTACAGTTTCGCTAGGTGGTTTCATCTACATGACCATGCTGCGTAATCTCGTCTATGCCGCGACCACTTTGGGCGCCAAGCAACACGGCTTCCGCTCTGCCCTTTCGGTCGGGTCCATGCTGTGGCTGGCGCTGACAAATGCCCTGGCTGTCATCTGTACACTCGGCCTGATGCTGCCCTGGGCACAGGTGCGTATGCATCGCTACCTGGCGCAGAAGACCACCCTGTTGCCAAATGGAACCCTGGAAGAGTTCACCGGCGAAATCATCAGCGACACAAATGCCATTGGCGATGCCTATTCGGATATCGAAGGAATTGACCTGGATATCGCACTTTGA
- a CDS encoding SCP2 sterol-binding domain-containing protein — MALHDIAEGISEVLQGKAFEGSLKFDCGNDGVIILADGTASTTNRDTDCTITLSQDNLVKLLTGKLNPMTGVMMGKLKISGDMATAMKLGKLIG, encoded by the coding sequence ATGGCGCTACACGACATTGCAGAAGGCATATCCGAGGTGCTTCAGGGCAAAGCCTTTGAGGGCTCATTGAAATTTGATTGTGGCAACGACGGCGTCATCATTCTGGCCGACGGCACCGCATCCACCACCAATCGCGACACCGATTGCACCATCACGCTCAGCCAGGACAATCTGGTGAAACTGCTCACTGGCAAGTTGAACCCGATGACCGGCGTGATGATGGGCAAGCTCAAAATCTCTGGCGATATGGCCACCGCGATGAAGCTGGGCAAGCTGATCGGCTGA
- the ilvA gene encoding threonine ammonia-lyase IlvA yields MTDFMTQARAAEAAMRDVFPPTPLQRNVHLSERFGADIYLKREDLSPVRSYKIRGAYNAMRKQPDKELFVCASAGNHAQGVAFMCKHMGVKGVIFMPVTTPQQKIQKTRMFGGDNVEIHLVGDYFDVTLAAAQDWCAREGGHFLSPFDDADVIEGQSSIAVEIEAQLGGLPDHVILPVGGGGMSAGVTSWFGDRVHSLYVEPAGGACLRAALKAGHPVSLDKVDTFVDGAAVGRLGQRPFEVLKHVPLPDVIALPEDRVCTTMIEMLNVEGIVLEPAGALAVEALGDLRTWIRGKTVVCVTSGGNFDFERLPEVKERAQRYSGVKKYFLLRLPQRPGALKEFLGFLGPEDDIARFEYLKKSARNFGSVLIGIETKRPENFADFFARLDAAGMSYTDITNDETLAQFLI; encoded by the coding sequence ATGACCGATTTTATGACCCAGGCCCGTGCGGCCGAAGCGGCGATGCGCGATGTGTTTCCGCCCACGCCGCTACAGAGAAACGTCCACCTGTCCGAGCGCTTCGGGGCTGATATCTACCTCAAGCGTGAAGATCTGAGTCCGGTCCGGTCTTATAAAATCCGGGGCGCCTATAATGCCATGCGCAAGCAACCAGACAAGGAGCTGTTTGTCTGTGCCTCTGCTGGCAATCACGCGCAGGGCGTGGCCTTCATGTGCAAACACATGGGCGTCAAGGGCGTGATCTTTATGCCGGTGACCACACCGCAGCAGAAGATCCAGAAAACCCGGATGTTTGGCGGCGACAATGTCGAGATCCACCTGGTGGGCGACTACTTTGACGTCACTCTGGCTGCGGCTCAGGATTGGTGCGCCCGTGAGGGCGGGCATTTCCTGTCGCCCTTTGATGATGCCGATGTCATCGAGGGGCAAAGTTCCATCGCGGTTGAGATTGAGGCGCAGCTGGGCGGCCTACCCGATCATGTGATTTTGCCAGTGGGCGGCGGTGGCATGTCTGCCGGGGTGACCAGCTGGTTTGGCGACCGGGTGCACAGTCTTTATGTCGAACCTGCGGGTGGCGCCTGTCTGCGCGCAGCTCTCAAAGCCGGGCATCCGGTGTCCCTGGACAAGGTTGATACCTTTGTTGATGGCGCCGCAGTGGGGCGGCTGGGGCAGCGTCCTTTTGAGGTGCTGAAGCATGTGCCCTTGCCGGATGTGATTGCACTGCCCGAGGACCGGGTCTGCACCACCATGATCGAGATGCTGAATGTCGAGGGAATCGTTCTGGAACCAGCCGGGGCTTTGGCGGTCGAGGCGCTGGGCGATCTGCGGACCTGGATTCGGGGCAAGACGGTTGTTTGCGTTACCTCTGGCGGAAATTTTGATTTTGAACGGCTGCCCGAGGTCAAAGAACGGGCACAGCGCTACTCTGGCGTTAAAAAATATTTCTTGCTGCGGCTGCCACAGCGACCGGGCGCGTTGAAAGAGTTTCTGGGGTTTCTTGGCCCCGAGGATGACATTGCCCGATTTGAATATTTGAAAAAGTCGGCACGTAACTTTGGCTCGGTTCTGATTGGGATTGAAACCAAACGCCCAGAGAATTTTGCTGATTTTTTTGCGCGGCTGGATGCGGCCGGCATGTCCTACACAGATATCACCAATGATGAGACCTTGGCGCAGTTTCTGATTTGA
- a CDS encoding DUF1810 domain-containing protein: MTDQEDDLFEDDFAEELEMFVEAQDTVWADVLAELKAGKKTTHWMWFVFPQLAELGQSHMAQLYGIEDLSEATAYLGHDVLRSRLIEVSKLMLTHQGQDPATILGTTDAKKLRSCMTLFAATPDAPDIFAEVLATFFAASPCEATLEAIA, encoded by the coding sequence ATGACTGATCAAGAGGATGACCTCTTTGAAGATGATTTCGCGGAAGAGCTGGAGATGTTTGTCGAAGCCCAGGACACCGTCTGGGCAGATGTCTTGGCAGAGCTGAAAGCCGGCAAAAAAACAACCCATTGGATGTGGTTCGTCTTTCCCCAGCTGGCAGAACTTGGCCAGTCCCATATGGCGCAGCTTTACGGCATCGAAGACCTCTCGGAAGCCACTGCTTATCTGGGCCATGACGTCCTGCGCAGCCGACTGATTGAGGTTTCCAAGCTGATGCTCACGCATCAGGGACAAGACCCTGCAACAATTCTCGGCACGACGGATGCCAAAAAACTGCGCTCTTGCATGACGCTTTTTGCCGCCACCCCCGACGCGCCAGATATCTTTGCCGAGGTTCTCGCCACCTTCTTTGCAGCCAGCCCCTGCGAAGCAACCCTCGAAGCAATCGCCTAA
- a CDS encoding M48 family metallopeptidase translates to MNDGQDLRIQGRAFAPGSSAFVEAEMTVTKDKVFLIDPHTNQLLAQSARNLVKLDNPVGTGPRNSHFPDHWMFQTFDPQISTTLQEPLSNRLLRHFEIFSPRLGLVIAVTLAACFAVWKWGLPVLVALAVWMTPNGVLRQIDASSLASLDRFLASDSQLSKEQRTAQQAVLNQLLPHVDLPGREIQLTFRKIANAGPNALALPGGTIVLTDELVSKFAKDPDLIAGVLAHEIGHVAESHSLKQLYHSLSVYLLIALLAGDVGPILDSLALEGQTIVNLSFSRRHELQADTYALHLISKAGYSKEGLRRFFEAIKTHDGGSDWLSSHPQSRDRIRNIDSFKERLAQ, encoded by the coding sequence TTGAACGACGGGCAGGATCTTCGGATCCAGGGCCGGGCCTTTGCGCCCGGTTCTTCTGCCTTTGTAGAGGCCGAGATGACGGTCACAAAAGACAAGGTCTTTCTGATTGATCCGCACACCAACCAACTGCTGGCCCAATCTGCACGGAATCTGGTGAAACTGGACAATCCCGTTGGCACGGGTCCGCGCAACAGTCATTTCCCGGATCACTGGATGTTTCAGACCTTTGATCCGCAGATCTCCACTACCCTGCAAGAACCCCTGAGCAATCGGCTCCTGCGCCATTTTGAGATCTTCAGCCCCCGTCTTGGCCTGGTGATTGCCGTGACGCTTGCCGCTTGCTTTGCTGTCTGGAAATGGGGGCTTCCGGTTCTTGTAGCCCTGGCCGTCTGGATGACCCCAAACGGAGTTTTACGCCAAATTGATGCCTCCAGCCTCGCCTCCCTTGATCGCTTTTTGGCCTCAGACAGCCAGTTGTCCAAAGAGCAACGCACAGCCCAGCAAGCCGTGCTAAATCAGCTCCTGCCCCATGTGGACCTACCCGGTCGAGAGATCCAACTGACATTCCGAAAAATTGCCAACGCCGGCCCCAATGCCCTGGCCCTGCCCGGCGGCACCATCGTATTGACGGATGAGCTGGTCAGTAAATTTGCCAAGGATCCGGATCTGATCGCCGGAGTCCTGGCCCATGAAATTGGTCATGTCGCCGAAAGCCACAGCCTGAAACAGCTGTATCATTCCCTGTCAGTCTACCTGTTGATTGCGCTTCTTGCCGGCGATGTTGGCCCCATACTCGACAGCCTGGCACTCGAGGGGCAGACTATTGTGAACCTCTCCTTTTCACGCCGCCACGAATTGCAAGCCGATACCTATGCGCTGCACCTGATCAGCAAAGCCGGGTACTCAAAGGAGGGCCTGCGACGCTTCTTTGAGGCAATCAAAACCCATGATGGCGGCAGTGATTGGCTGTCCAGCCACCCCCAAAGCCGCGACCGCATCCGAAATATTGATAGTTTCAAAGAGCGTCTGGCGCAGTAG
- the hslO gene encoding Hsp33 family molecular chaperone HslO translates to MTLGSKIAWDDTVLPFQLDASDMRGRVVRLDSALDGILKQHNYPPQVEALVAEMALLTAMIGQTVKLRWKLSLQVQSKGPVRMIATDYYAPQSEGEPARIRAYASYDADRLTDAAPFDQVGEGYFAVMINQGEDTKPYQGIAALDGESLAACAGAYFAQSEQLPTTFTLTYGKSSSPGVAEHWRAGGVMMQHMPKASPFVASGAEGSGASLRAADLVEGEAEENWNRVNTLLNTVEELELIGPSVTPTELLLRLFHEEEPRVYDAQAVHFGCTCSEDRVRQSLSIYSAKDIATMTTDEGRVTADCQFCSAHYDLDPKTVGFEAETAAAETAKDA, encoded by the coding sequence ATGACTCTTGGATCAAAAATCGCATGGGACGATACCGTCCTGCCTTTTCAGCTTGATGCATCCGATATGCGGGGCCGTGTGGTGCGGCTTGATTCGGCGCTGGATGGCATTTTGAAACAACACAACTATCCGCCCCAGGTCGAGGCTCTGGTGGCCGAGATGGCGCTGCTTACCGCGATGATTGGGCAGACGGTGAAACTGCGCTGGAAGCTGTCGTTGCAGGTGCAGTCCAAAGGACCGGTGCGGATGATCGCCACCGATTACTACGCCCCTCAGAGCGAGGGCGAGCCAGCCCGCATTCGCGCCTATGCCAGCTATGATGCCGACCGTCTGACAGATGCCGCGCCATTTGATCAGGTGGGAGAAGGCTATTTTGCCGTGATGATCAACCAGGGCGAAGACACCAAACCCTATCAGGGTATCGCCGCGCTGGATGGCGAATCGCTGGCCGCCTGTGCTGGCGCCTACTTTGCCCAGTCCGAGCAGCTGCCGACGACCTTTACCCTCACCTATGGGAAATCCTCCAGCCCGGGTGTTGCTGAACACTGGCGCGCCGGCGGCGTGATGATGCAGCATATGCCAAAGGCCTCGCCTTTTGTGGCCTCCGGTGCTGAGGGCAGCGGTGCCTCGCTTCGGGCTGCTGATCTGGTCGAAGGTGAGGCAGAGGAAAACTGGAATCGCGTCAATACCCTGCTGAACACCGTCGAAGAGCTGGAGCTGATTGGCCCCTCGGTGACCCCAACCGAGCTGCTGCTGCGCCTGTTCCACGAGGAAGAGCCACGGGTCTATGATGCGCAGGCGGTGCATTTTGGCTGCACCTGTTCCGAGGATCGCGTCCGTCAAAGCCTGTCGATCTATTCGGCCAAGGATATCGCGACCATGACCACGGATGAGGGCCGGGTGACAGCCGACTGTCAGTTCTGCAGCGCTCATTATGATCTGGACCCCAAAACGGTTGGCTTTGAAGCGGAAACAGCTGCGGCTGAAACTGCTAAAGATGCGTGA
- a CDS encoding CoA pyrophosphatase, whose amino-acid sequence MRDLRHSLKAVLADQGEGSSDFDLNPDLALPKDRRLRPAGVLVAISLVEEAPRVILTKRSSALKHHPGQIAFPGGKVDEGDVDVTAAALREAWEEIGLPKDLPEVIGLLPSHETVTSFQVTPVVALLHEPFDIRPEAGEVAEVFSVPLSHVLNPDNYIVTSRSWRGTRRHYYTVPFGPYYIWGATARMLRNLAGVLQS is encoded by the coding sequence ATGCGTGATCTGCGGCACAGTCTGAAGGCCGTGCTGGCGGATCAGGGAGAGGGATCCTCCGATTTTGATCTCAATCCCGACCTCGCCCTGCCCAAAGACCGCAGGCTGCGCCCGGCCGGGGTTCTGGTGGCGATCTCGCTGGTTGAAGAGGCGCCACGGGTCATCCTGACCAAACGATCGTCGGCGCTGAAACACCACCCCGGCCAGATCGCCTTTCCTGGTGGCAAGGTGGATGAGGGCGACGTGGATGTCACCGCCGCCGCCCTGCGCGAAGCCTGGGAGGAGATTGGTCTGCCCAAGGACCTGCCAGAGGTCATCGGCCTTCTGCCCAGCCACGAAACCGTCACCAGTTTTCAGGTGACCCCCGTGGTGGCGCTGCTGCATGAGCCCTTTGACATCCGTCCCGAAGCCGGGGAAGTGGCCGAGGTCTTTTCCGTGCCGCTCAGCCATGTGCTGAATCCGGACAACTATATCGTGACCTCACGCAGTTGGCGCGGCACCCGGCGGCACTATTACACGGTGCCCTTTGGCCCCTATTATATCTGGGGCGCCACAGCGCGGATGCTGCGCAATCTTGCCGGGGTCCTGCAGTCATGA
- a CDS encoding PP2C family protein-serine/threonine phosphatase: MLPDSSLDNEEHAMSGSINRVLVVDDSRLQRRILVASLQKWGFDVVEAESGEAAMEICREDPPDLILSDWMMPGMNGLEFCHAFREQSKDNYAYFILLTSKSEKNEVAEGLDAGADDFLTKPVSSDELRARISAGERILKMQRELSEKNRIVSDTLDELQSVYDAIDKDLIQARKIQESLVPELSKKFGSSTVSLLLKPCGHIGGDLVGMFCPGVNRIGFYSIDVSGHGITSAMMTARLGGYLSSTYFDQNVAMEQRFKRFYALRPPDEVARLLNARLIADTGIEEYFTMAYCVVDLRSGVLKMVQAGHPHPLLLRRDGSTEFLGKGGVPIGLVPDISYSQEEVVLEKGDRLLLYSDGFTEARLENGEMLEVEGLLDLVSKCDARQSGKEFLDDLYWNLTQIMSQEHGLEDDVSATLFEYEGP, translated from the coding sequence GTGCTGCCGGACAGTTCACTGGACAACGAGGAACACGCTATGAGCGGGTCGATCAACCGTGTGTTGGTGGTCGATGATAGTCGTTTGCAGCGTCGTATTCTGGTTGCCTCCTTGCAAAAATGGGGATTTGACGTTGTTGAGGCCGAAAGCGGAGAGGCGGCAATGGAGATTTGCCGCGAGGATCCGCCTGACCTGATTCTCAGCGATTGGATGATGCCGGGGATGAATGGGCTGGAATTTTGCCATGCCTTTCGCGAACAATCCAAAGACAATTATGCCTATTTCATTCTGCTGACCTCCAAAAGCGAGAAGAACGAGGTGGCCGAAGGTTTGGACGCCGGGGCTGACGATTTCCTGACCAAGCCGGTGAGCTCGGATGAGCTGCGCGCGCGGATCTCGGCAGGGGAACGTATCCTGAAAATGCAGCGAGAGCTGTCAGAAAAGAACCGGATCGTTTCCGACACTCTGGACGAGTTGCAGAGCGTCTACGACGCAATCGACAAAGATCTTATCCAGGCCCGCAAGATACAGGAATCCCTGGTGCCCGAACTCTCAAAGAAGTTTGGGTCTTCTACCGTCAGCTTGTTGCTCAAACCCTGTGGCCATATCGGTGGCGATCTGGTTGGCATGTTTTGTCCTGGGGTGAACCGGATCGGTTTTTATTCGATTGATGTGTCCGGACATGGGATTACTTCGGCGATGATGACAGCCCGTCTGGGGGGCTATTTGTCGTCGACCTATTTTGATCAGAATGTCGCTATGGAGCAGCGGTTCAAACGATTCTACGCGCTGCGCCCGCCGGATGAAGTTGCCCGTTTGCTGAACGCCCGCCTGATCGCGGATACGGGCATCGAAGAATACTTTACCATGGCCTATTGTGTCGTGGATCTGCGCAGCGGTGTGCTGAAGATGGTGCAGGCCGGGCATCCGCATCCACTGCTGTTGCGGCGTGATGGCAGCACTGAATTCTTGGGCAAAGGTGGCGTTCCCATCGGATTGGTGCCGGATATCAGCTATAGTCAGGAAGAAGTTGTTCTGGAAAAGGGCGACCGGCTGTTGCTCTATTCTGATGGCTTTACCGAAGCACGGCTGGAGAACGGCGAGATGCTTGAGGTCGAAGGTTTGCTGGATCTCGTCAGTAAATGCGATGCGCGTCAGAGCGGCAAAGAATTCCTGGATGATCTGTATTGGAACCTCACTCAGATCATGTCGCAGGAACACGGGCTAGAGGATGACGTGTCCGCAACCCTGTTTGAATATGAAGGCCCTTGA
- a CDS encoding argininosuccinate synthase gives MSAPKKVVLAYSGGLDTSIILKWLQTEYGCEVVTFTADLGQGEELEPARKKAELLGIKPENIYIEDVREEFVRDFVFPMFRANAVYEGLYLLGTSIARPLISKRLVEIAEATGADAVAHGATGKGNDQVRFELAAYALNPDIKVIAPWREWDLTSRTRLLEFAEANQIPVAKDKRGEAPFSVDANLLHTSSEGKVLEDPAVMAPDYVYQRTVHPEDAPNEPEFIEVGFEKGDAVSINGEAMSPATILTKLNEYGGKHGCGRLDLVEGRFVGMKSRGIYETPGGTLLLEAHRGIESITMDRGAMHLKDELMPKYAELIYNGFWYSPEREMLQAAIDASQTHVTGTVRLKLYKGSVSCVGRWSDHTLYSEAHVTFEEDAGAYDQTDAAGFIQLNALRLKLLAARDRRLKK, from the coding sequence ATGTCCGCGCCCAAGAAAGTTGTGCTGGCCTATTCCGGTGGCCTTGATACCTCAATCATCCTGAAGTGGCTGCAGACCGAATATGGCTGCGAAGTTGTCACCTTCACCGCCGATCTCGGCCAGGGTGAAGAGCTGGAGCCCGCCCGTAAAAAGGCTGAGCTGCTCGGCATCAAACCTGAAAACATCTATATCGAAGACGTCCGCGAAGAATTCGTGCGGGACTTTGTCTTCCCAATGTTCCGCGCCAATGCCGTCTATGAGGGTCTCTACCTGCTGGGCACCTCGATCGCGCGGCCGCTGATCTCCAAACGTCTGGTGGAAATCGCCGAAGCCACTGGCGCCGACGCGGTTGCCCATGGCGCCACCGGCAAGGGCAACGACCAGGTGCGGTTTGAACTGGCCGCCTATGCGCTGAACCCCGACATCAAGGTCATCGCGCCTTGGCGCGAATGGGATCTGACCTCGCGCACCCGTCTGCTGGAATTTGCCGAGGCAAACCAGATCCCCGTGGCCAAGGACAAGCGCGGCGAAGCCCCCTTCTCGGTGGATGCCAACCTGCTGCACACCTCATCTGAGGGCAAGGTTCTGGAAGATCCCGCCGTCATGGCGCCCGACTACGTCTACCAGCGCACCGTGCACCCCGAAGATGCCCCAAATGAGCCCGAGTTCATCGAAGTCGGCTTTGAAAAGGGCGATGCCGTCTCGATCAATGGTGAGGCGATGTCGCCTGCCACCATCCTGACCAAGCTCAATGAGTACGGCGGCAAACACGGCTGCGGGCGTCTTGACCTGGTTGAGGGCCGTTTTGTTGGCATGAAGTCACGCGGCATCTACGAGACCCCCGGCGGCACCCTGCTGCTTGAGGCCCATCGCGGTATTGAATCCATCACCATGGACCGTGGCGCCATGCATCTCAAAGACGAGCTGATGCCAAAATATGCCGAGCTGATCTACAACGGCTTTTGGTACAGCCCCGAGCGTGAAATGCTGCAAGCCGCCATCGACGCCAGCCAGACCCATGTCACCGGCACTGTGCGTCTGAAGCTCTACAAAGGCTCCGTCAGCTGCGTTGGCCGCTGGTCGGATCACACGCTCTATTCCGAGGCCCATGTGACCTTTGAAGAAGATGCCGGCGCCTATGACCAGACCGATGCCGCGGGCTTTATCCAGCTCAACGCGCTGCGTCTTAAACTGCTGGCCGCCCGCGATCGTCGCCTGAAGAAGTAA
- a CDS encoding NUDIX hydrolase, with translation MIRRFGEVPRQNQRYQMRPGAYAILPRNGRLLLTCQLDPHPDIQLPGGGIDPGESPLPALHREVYEETGWSIAAPKRLGAFRRYTFMPEYDLWAEKLCHIYLARPLRRLGPPAETGHKAVWMQPEEAILRLGNDGDRHFANLFCRRSQIKTMPNCSRPFLKG, from the coding sequence ATGATCAGACGGTTTGGCGAGGTGCCACGGCAAAATCAGCGATACCAAATGCGCCCCGGCGCCTATGCAATTCTGCCGCGCAACGGACGGCTTTTGCTGACGTGTCAATTGGACCCGCACCCTGACATCCAGCTGCCCGGAGGCGGTATCGATCCCGGCGAATCGCCCCTGCCCGCCCTGCACCGCGAGGTCTATGAGGAAACCGGCTGGTCCATTGCCGCCCCCAAAAGGCTGGGCGCATTTCGGCGCTACACCTTCATGCCGGAATACGATCTTTGGGCGGAAAAACTGTGCCACATCTACCTGGCACGCCCTTTGCGCAGACTGGGCCCGCCTGCCGAAACCGGCCATAAAGCGGTTTGGATGCAGCCGGAGGAGGCGATTCTACGCCTTGGAAATGACGGAGATCGCCACTTTGCCAATCTGTTCTGCAGACGCAGCCAAATCAAAACAATGCCCAATTGCTCCCGCCCCTTTTTGAAGGGCTAA
- a CDS encoding Hpt domain-containing protein — MIDWPRVKELKDEIGQDDFGEVVELFLEEVEEIINKLRGDDRSQLEQDLHFLKGCALNLGFGSFSKLCLQGERQAAEGGADQVDLPAILDMFEASKQSFLTELPNQG; from the coding sequence ATGATAGACTGGCCTCGGGTAAAAGAGCTGAAAGACGAGATCGGCCAAGATGATTTTGGCGAAGTTGTGGAACTTTTTCTGGAAGAAGTCGAAGAAATTATCAACAAACTTCGTGGTGATGATCGCAGTCAGCTTGAACAGGATCTGCATTTTCTCAAGGGCTGCGCCCTAAACCTAGGGTTTGGCAGCTTTTCAAAGCTCTGCCTGCAAGGCGAACGCCAGGCCGCTGAAGGCGGTGCCGACCAGGTCGATCTGCCTGCTATCCTGGATATGTTTGAAGCTTCAAAACAAAGCTTTCTTACGGAACTCCCCAACCAGGGCTAG